One Haemorhous mexicanus isolate bHaeMex1 chromosome 9, bHaeMex1.pri, whole genome shotgun sequence DNA segment encodes these proteins:
- the RGS21 gene encoding regulator of G-protein signaling 21 yields the protein MPVKCCFHRSDAGETMAWSESVDTVLSNKEGLAAFRTFLKSEFSEENVEFWLACEDFKKTKSSTKIALKAQKIYSDFIQADAPKEINIDFHTKNDISQNISEPTLSCFDAAQSSIYCLMAKDSFPRFLRSEVYKELVKKYQDRNQKRWLPFL from the exons ATGCCAGTGAA ATGTTGTTTCCACAGGTCAGATGCTGGGGAAACCATGGCCTGGTCTGAGTCTGTGGATACAGTACTATCCAATAAAG AGGGCCTGGCAGCTTTTCGGACATTTCTGAAGTCTGAGTTCAGTGAGGAGAATGTGGAGTTCTGGCTGGCCTGCGAGGACTTCAAGAAAACCAAATCCTCCACCAAGATCGCCTTGAAAGCCCAGAAGATTTATTCTGACTTTATACAAGCTGATGCTCCAAAGGag ATTAATATTGACTTCCATACCAAAAATGACATCTCCCAGAACATCTCTGAGCCCACCCTCAGCTGCTTTgatgctgctcagagctcaaTCTACTGTCTCATGGCAAAGGACTCTTTTCCCAGGTTTCTGAGGTCAGAAGTGTACAAGGAACTGGTGAAGAAGTACCAGGACAGAAATCAGAAGAGATGGCTCCCatttctgtga